A genomic stretch from Sporocytophaga myxococcoides DSM 11118 includes:
- a CDS encoding two-component regulator propeller domain-containing protein, translating to MKATYPILILILLLLFSGNAVFSQQYNFQNFSVEDGLAQSQVYSICEDNNGNIWFGTRGGGLSRFDGINFSNITVQDGLSNNYVRTILKDNLGNLWIGTDNGLSKYDGFKFINYTEKQGLYNTTVNALIKDRKGTVWIGTADGLFHFEKDTIVRFGRKLNAPRSKINCLFEDKSGTIWAGTDFGIFKFLENHGKYEMQQISILDGLAGNQITSIKQDSLSRIWVCTYSGGVSVISNGNIKNFSKAQGLPGNTIYDCLAADSNTVWLCTSNGIARLAEESGQISAKNITEAEGLANNVVMSMYKDSFGNIWFGTSGGGISKLGSERFIHYKAIKGIFGNWVYSIYEDRQGCMWFGTSEGGVTKYDGRIFKRFSERNDFTASKVKYICEDNKGNLWMGTIADGVYLFNGKSFRGFNRKSGLGSNFINYILCDTSGLIWLATAGGGIDCLIPYRNTFKVKHITKKDGLSGDRYNTLIKDNSGTIWAGSTDNGLSKIELNGNLEFEITNYEVTDGIRSNSIRCSARDSTGNLYFGTADAGIVKYQKGKFSFINISHGLTSNNIYSLIFDNEGSLWAGSEKGIDRIVLDEHSAVKGVRHFGKAEGFVGIETIQNAVCKDHEGNIWFGSIKSATVFNNSKELPVKRPLVHITGMNLFYNEIENTPFVKKLLKWYPVPEDLVLPYDQNHLTFEFIGIEQVNPEAVQYKWKLSGFDHDWSPASQKREAVYSNLPAGDYIFEVVAANELGHWSGVPAKFHFVINPPFWKTWWFTLIILIALTIVLWLATRYALSRLHEQNERERLKLETDRNLLELEQKALRLQMNPHFLFNCLNSIKGLIAEGKNNEAKIYLSKFSKLMRTMLDNSMDSIVSLENEIASLQNYVELEKLSREDRFEFKVEVEDLIDKEFTGLPPMLIQPFVENAIIHGLSVKLTKGLVVVLFNMEGEYLKCSIEDNGVGREKAKMLEDESITKHKSAAISVTQERLNILNRNLNQKETKILITDLKDQNDQPSGTRVELFIPFQQL from the coding sequence ATGAAGGCAACTTATCCCATTTTAATTCTCATTCTCCTACTTCTCTTCTCGGGTAATGCTGTCTTTTCCCAGCAGTATAACTTTCAAAATTTTTCTGTTGAAGATGGGCTGGCGCAATCTCAGGTTTATTCAATTTGTGAAGATAACAATGGCAATATCTGGTTTGGCACAAGAGGTGGTGGATTAAGCCGTTTCGATGGTATTAACTTTAGCAATATTACTGTCCAGGATGGATTGTCCAACAATTATGTGAGAACAATCTTAAAAGATAATTTAGGCAATCTGTGGATTGGCACTGATAATGGATTGTCAAAATATGATGGCTTTAAATTTATTAATTACACTGAAAAACAAGGCTTGTACAATACCACTGTCAATGCACTGATTAAGGATCGTAAAGGGACCGTTTGGATTGGTACTGCTGATGGTTTGTTTCATTTTGAAAAAGATACTATTGTACGGTTTGGAAGAAAACTGAATGCTCCCAGATCTAAAATCAATTGCCTGTTTGAAGATAAAAGTGGCACAATCTGGGCCGGAACTGATTTTGGAATCTTTAAATTTTTAGAAAATCATGGTAAATATGAGATGCAACAGATCTCAATATTGGATGGGCTTGCAGGAAACCAGATAACAAGTATAAAACAAGATTCTCTTAGCAGGATATGGGTATGTACTTATAGCGGGGGAGTATCAGTTATTTCTAATGGAAACATAAAGAACTTTTCAAAAGCTCAGGGATTGCCAGGAAATACAATATATGATTGTCTGGCAGCAGACAGTAATACGGTTTGGCTTTGTACATCCAATGGGATTGCAAGGCTAGCGGAAGAATCAGGGCAAATATCTGCTAAGAATATTACAGAGGCAGAAGGCCTTGCCAATAATGTTGTCATGTCAATGTATAAAGATTCTTTTGGAAATATATGGTTTGGAACATCAGGCGGAGGAATAAGCAAGCTGGGCTCAGAGCGATTTATCCATTATAAAGCAATTAAAGGAATTTTTGGAAACTGGGTATACAGCATTTATGAAGACCGGCAAGGGTGTATGTGGTTCGGAACTTCTGAAGGGGGAGTTACTAAGTATGATGGAAGAATTTTTAAGAGATTTTCGGAGCGAAATGACTTTACAGCATCAAAAGTTAAATATATATGTGAAGATAATAAGGGAAACCTGTGGATGGGCACAATAGCAGATGGTGTATATCTTTTTAATGGAAAATCATTCAGAGGCTTTAATAGGAAAAGTGGACTTGGTAGTAACTTTATTAACTATATTCTTTGCGATACAAGTGGTTTGATCTGGCTGGCCACTGCAGGCGGAGGTATTGATTGTTTGATTCCATATAGAAATACATTTAAGGTAAAACATATAACTAAGAAAGATGGATTATCAGGAGACAGGTATAATACACTTATAAAAGACAACTCAGGAACCATATGGGCTGGGAGTACTGATAACGGTCTCTCAAAGATAGAATTGAACGGAAACCTTGAGTTTGAAATTACAAACTATGAAGTTACAGATGGGATAAGAAGTAACTCTATTCGATGTTCCGCAAGAGATTCAACTGGTAACCTTTATTTTGGAACTGCAGATGCAGGGATTGTTAAATATCAAAAAGGGAAGTTCTCATTTATAAATATTTCACATGGATTAACATCCAACAATATTTATTCTTTGATTTTTGATAATGAAGGAAGTCTGTGGGCTGGCAGCGAGAAAGGAATAGACAGGATTGTTCTTGATGAGCATTCAGCAGTTAAAGGTGTAAGGCATTTTGGCAAAGCGGAAGGGTTTGTTGGAATAGAAACCATTCAGAATGCGGTTTGCAAGGATCATGAAGGTAATATATGGTTTGGCAGTATAAAGTCTGCAACAGTATTTAATAATTCAAAAGAGCTTCCTGTAAAGCGGCCGTTAGTGCATATAACAGGAATGAATTTATTTTATAATGAGATAGAGAATACGCCTTTTGTAAAGAAACTTTTAAAATGGTATCCTGTTCCTGAAGATCTTGTCCTGCCTTATGACCAGAACCATCTCACTTTTGAGTTTATCGGAATTGAACAGGTAAATCCTGAAGCTGTTCAGTATAAATGGAAACTAAGCGGCTTTGATCATGATTGGTCTCCTGCTTCACAGAAGAGAGAAGCTGTTTATTCTAATTTGCCTGCAGGAGATTATATATTTGAAGTAGTTGCTGCCAATGAACTAGGGCATTGGTCTGGAGTGCCGGCTAAGTTCCATTTTGTTATTAATCCTCCATTCTGGAAGACCTGGTGGTTTACACTTATTATTCTTATTGCTTTAACAATAGTATTGTGGTTGGCAACTCGGTATGCGCTAAGTCGCTTACATGAACAGAATGAAAGAGAGAGATTAAAACTTGAAACCGACAGAAACCTGCTGGAACTTGAGCAAAAAGCTTTGCGTCTGCAAATGAATCCTCACTTTTTATTTAATTGTCTGAATTCTATAAAAGGCCTTATTGCAGAAGGTAAAAACAATGAAGCAAAGATCTATCTATCTAAGTTTTCCAAGCTTATGAGAACCATGCTGGATAATTCAATGGATTCGATCGTAAGTTTGGAAAATGAAATAGCTTCATTACAAAATTATGTTGAGCTCGAAAAGCTTAGCAGGGAAGATAGATTTGAGTTTAAAGTTGAAGTAGAAGATTTGATAGATAAAGAGTTTACAGGATTACCACCAATGTTAATACAACCATTTGTGGAAAATGCTATTATCCATGGTCTATCGGTAAAGTTAACAAAGGGACTGGTGGTTGTTTTATTTAACATGGAGGGGGAGTATTTGAAATGTTCGATCGAAGATAATGGGGTAGGAAGAGAAAAGGCAAAGATGCTGGAAGATGAATCAATCACGAAGCACAAATCTGCAGCTATTTCCGTAACTCAGGAGCGCTTAAATATTTTGAATAGGAACTTGAATCAGAAAGAAACTAAAATTCTGATTACTGATCTTAAAGATCAGAATGACCAGCCTTCAGGCACCAGAGTAGAATTATTTATTCCATTCCAGCAATTATGA
- a CDS encoding LytR/AlgR family response regulator transcription factor, with protein MIKALIIDDVEKARVALRSDIKSYCPEVDVIGEADGVEIGMRLIKAVSPDVVFLDIKMSDGSGFDLIDKLKKENIINFQVIFTTAYNEFAIKAFKFSAIDYLLKPVDPDDLMQAVKKIRKSESKDQLSENLNLLLENIKGMQTVGKRIALNSIDKVQLVNVSDIIQCESQKNYTIFYLQNHKQILVTKTLKEFEEMLESDGFLRVHHSHLINLKHLKEYIKADGGYAVMSDSSQVPVSVRKREQLLRILGV; from the coding sequence ATGATAAAGGCTTTAATTATTGATGATGTAGAGAAAGCCAGAGTGGCTTTAAGAAGTGATATTAAATCATACTGCCCTGAAGTTGATGTAATAGGAGAGGCAGACGGTGTCGAAATCGGCATGAGGTTGATTAAAGCAGTATCTCCTGATGTTGTTTTTCTGGATATAAAAATGTCAGATGGCAGTGGTTTTGACCTGATAGACAAACTGAAGAAAGAGAATATCATTAATTTTCAAGTCATATTTACGACAGCATATAACGAATTTGCAATCAAAGCTTTTAAGTTCAGCGCTATAGATTACCTTCTTAAACCTGTGGATCCGGACGATCTTATGCAGGCTGTAAAGAAAATTAGAAAAAGCGAATCTAAAGATCAGCTCTCTGAAAATCTTAATTTGCTTCTTGAGAATATAAAAGGCATGCAGACTGTCGGTAAAAGGATTGCTTTGAATAGTATTGACAAAGTTCAGTTGGTTAATGTTTCAGATATTATTCAGTGTGAATCACAAAAAAACTATACAATATTTTATTTGCAGAATCATAAACAAATCCTTGTAACGAAGACTCTAAAAGAGTTTGAAGAAATGCTTGAAAGCGATGGCTTTCTACGTGTTCATCATTCGCATTTAATCAATCTAAAACATTTAAAGGAGTATATAAAAGCTGACGGAGGCTATGCTGTCATGTCTGATAGTTCACAAGTTCCTGTTTCTGTAAGAAAAAGAGAGCAGTTACTCCGAATTTTAGGGGTATAG
- a CDS encoding DNRLRE domain-containing protein produces MKKNTFLSTVSLIMFLIGGFISCKHSKDPMPENDPGVEKRFLTIRQDASNDGDAYIYKAIPDISAFQSLYNIQANWTRFGEPTLYRSLLKFDLSSIKNNEEIKSAKLIITTRPQQAEDEVSPDITKSVNNNFQLCLIKNSWDIRTVSWNNQPVFSVLPDESQVFLIPQAITSIMEFDVTDLLKQTAGKKKKFDNNGLLMKMAVEAEAPPYEAFVFYSMNAEHSKRPYLKLELETVK; encoded by the coding sequence ATGAAAAAAAATACTTTTTTATCAACCGTTTCATTAATAATGTTTTTGATTGGTGGTTTTATTTCTTGTAAACATTCTAAAGATCCGATGCCCGAAAATGATCCTGGCGTCGAAAAAAGATTTCTGACAATAAGGCAAGATGCTTCAAACGATGGTGATGCCTATATATATAAGGCAATTCCCGACATAAGTGCTTTTCAGTCACTATACAATATTCAGGCAAACTGGACCCGCTTTGGAGAACCAACTCTATATCGTTCTCTCTTAAAATTTGACCTTTCCTCAATTAAGAATAATGAAGAAATTAAATCAGCCAAACTAATCATAACAACCAGACCACAGCAAGCTGAGGATGAGGTTTCTCCTGATATTACAAAATCTGTAAATAACAATTTTCAACTATGTCTTATTAAAAATTCATGGGACATCAGAACTGTATCATGGAACAACCAGCCTGTATTTTCGGTATTACCAGATGAATCACAAGTTTTTTTAATACCCCAGGCAATTACGTCAATAATGGAATTCGATGTAACTGATTTACTAAAGCAAACAGCTGGTAAAAAGAAAAAGTTTGATAATAATGGCTTACTGATGAAAATGGCAGTGGAGGCAGAAGCACCGCCATACGAAGCTTTTGTATTTTATTCTATGAATGCAGAACATTCAAAACGCCCATATTTAAAGCTTGAACTAGAAACGGTAAAATAA
- a CDS encoding tetratricopeptide repeat protein: MSKTINFWFAIIFCFCFNNGYSCINEYEEDYTTLNGSYKHITKESEGSDGYYFYNETDKFALYDRIRALKERKDFKGKSDYAVVLMRLGEHKEALNVLESLIKDHPNEYNVVVNLGTAYELNNKPELALKYISKAVKLNPLSHNESEWIHEEILKAKIALKTNPDYLMQNSILNLQIPHDIKAYYKSLDEKKKLQLFEVKNQLLWQLKERISLVAPPDPIVADLLFDFANLIAITESIEIAIPLYNQSLRYLPDNFNEILERRDSLIRMTYWTGLRRYAYLLSVISFLAMVLFFFIKRNKKLKAKKELTMQAIETL; encoded by the coding sequence ATGAGTAAAACTATTAACTTCTGGTTTGCAATTATATTTTGTTTCTGCTTCAATAACGGATATTCCTGTATTAATGAATATGAAGAGGATTATACAACACTGAATGGTTCTTATAAGCATATTACCAAAGAATCAGAAGGGTCCGATGGTTATTACTTTTATAATGAAACAGATAAGTTTGCTTTATATGATCGGATACGTGCATTAAAAGAAAGAAAAGATTTTAAAGGCAAATCAGATTACGCTGTTGTATTAATGAGGCTGGGCGAGCACAAAGAAGCCCTGAATGTTTTGGAGTCCTTGATTAAAGATCATCCAAATGAATATAACGTTGTTGTAAACTTGGGAACAGCTTATGAACTGAATAATAAACCGGAACTCGCTCTCAAATATATAAGCAAAGCCGTCAAGCTAAATCCGCTTTCTCACAATGAATCTGAATGGATCCATGAGGAAATACTTAAGGCAAAGATAGCTTTGAAAACAAATCCGGATTATTTGATGCAAAATAGCATTCTTAATCTTCAGATACCACATGACATTAAAGCATATTATAAATCATTGGATGAAAAAAAGAAACTACAGTTATTTGAAGTAAAGAATCAATTGTTATGGCAGTTGAAGGAGAGGATTTCTTTAGTTGCTCCTCCTGATCCAATTGTAGCTGACCTCCTTTTTGATTTCGCCAACCTTATAGCTATAACAGAATCTATAGAGATTGCTATTCCCCTTTACAATCAATCATTACGATATCTTCCCGATAACTTTAATGAAATCCTTGAAAGACGTGATTCATTAATCCGCATGACCTATTGGACCGGTCTACGAAGATATGCTTACCTATTGTCTGTGATCTCATTTCTGGCTATGGTTTTATTCTTTTTCATTAAAAGAAATAAGAAGCTGAAAGCTAAGAAGGAGTTGACAATGCAAGCTATAGAAACGTTATGA
- a CDS encoding VanW family protein: MKRKLLCEIHPFLYYLSVREKRLRRYIDWHFGKREYAGILSHYNLPYRVKKHQSVLIRKLGDSEMVLQYNKVENIRIAIRNINGVVIRPGETFSFCRLVGNPTSKRGFLKGMELSRGEARAGVGGGICQIANLIHWLVLHSPLTITERHHHSFDPFPDDGRVLPFGSGASVFYNYIDYQFENRTSHTFQLKLWLSEKLLEGELRIDEELPFAYHIYERNHEFLKKDKKYYRKNEIWRKKIDKHRGGVLLHDEQLYQNFAEVKYIPEIFKSESSL; this comes from the coding sequence ATGAAGAGAAAGCTCTTATGTGAAATTCATCCTTTTTTGTATTACTTATCAGTAAGGGAAAAACGATTAAGAAGATATATAGACTGGCATTTTGGTAAAAGAGAATATGCTGGGATATTATCTCATTATAATCTTCCATACCGTGTGAAAAAGCATCAGTCTGTACTTATCAGGAAATTGGGTGATTCTGAAATGGTATTGCAATATAATAAAGTCGAAAACATTAGAATTGCAATTAGGAATATCAATGGAGTTGTAATAAGACCTGGAGAGACATTTTCATTTTGCAGGCTTGTAGGTAATCCTACATCAAAGAGAGGTTTTCTTAAGGGAATGGAGCTTTCAAGAGGGGAGGCCAGGGCAGGAGTTGGTGGAGGGATTTGTCAAATAGCTAATTTGATTCACTGGCTTGTGTTGCATAGTCCACTTACTATTACTGAAAGACATCATCATAGTTTCGATCCTTTTCCTGATGATGGGCGTGTTTTGCCTTTCGGAAGCGGAGCCTCCGTGTTTTACAACTATATCGATTATCAGTTTGAGAATAGAACATCGCATACTTTTCAGTTAAAATTGTGGCTTTCTGAAAAGCTTCTTGAGGGTGAACTAAGAATAGATGAAGAACTTCCTTTTGCCTATCACATTTATGAACGAAATCATGAGTTCTTAAAGAAGGATAAAAAATATTATAGAAAGAATGAAATATGGAGAAAGAAAATCGATAAGCATAGAGGCGGCGTACTTTTGCATGATGAACAGTTATATCAAAATTTTGCCGAAGTAAAATACATACCTGAAATATTTAAATCTGAAAGTAGCTTATGA
- a CDS encoding L,D-transpeptidase family protein, giving the protein MKILIMPLILVSTILSSMFFIVKNKGQDKIKNIRIDKVLVLKSKREMYLLSNGKKIKTYKIALGDNPIGHKVQEGDERTPEGNYVLDWRNNKSSCYRSIHISYPNAVDVKNAKKLKVSPGGSIMIHGLHPSINWMGSFHTKQDWTDGCIAVSNDEMDEIWDLIKYGTPIEIRK; this is encoded by the coding sequence ATGAAAATATTAATAATGCCTTTGATCTTGGTCTCTACTATTCTTAGCTCCATGTTTTTTATTGTCAAAAATAAAGGTCAGGATAAAATCAAAAATATCAGGATTGATAAAGTTCTTGTGTTAAAGTCCAAACGAGAAATGTATTTGCTTAGCAATGGCAAAAAGATTAAAACTTATAAGATAGCCTTGGGAGATAATCCTATTGGTCATAAAGTGCAGGAAGGAGATGAGAGAACTCCGGAAGGAAATTATGTACTTGACTGGAGAAATAATAAAAGCTCCTGTTATAGATCCATTCACATCTCTTATCCCAATGCAGTTGATGTAAAAAATGCAAAGAAGTTAAAAGTATCTCCAGGGGGAAGCATCATGATACATGGACTGCATCCTTCCATTAATTGGATGGGAAGCTTTCATACAAAGCAAGACTGGACAGACGGTTGTATTGCAGTATCTAATGATGAGATGGATGAAATATGGGATTTGATTAAATATGGAACACCAATAGAAATAAGAAAGTAA
- the pbpC gene encoding penicillin-binding protein 1C, producing the protein MNYSKLPTKKSSILIILLLIISFLYINCLPEDLFTDPVATVITDRKGFLLSARIAEDQQWRFPIIANAPDKFSKALIAFEDKRFYSHPGIDIIAIFRAFKSNVEKVSIVSGGSTISMQVIRLSRKGKSRTIKEKIIEVILATRLEIRYTKSEIMALYASHAPFGGNVVGVEAAAWKYFGRSSEQLTWAESATLAVLPNAPGLIHPGKNRKLLKVKRDGLLEKLKQNGVIDSLTCVLSQQETLPEKPVRLVDRAPHFAERIRIKNKYTKSEPSIFHSSIDKNIQECTQKILDKHHAILSENSIENIAALIIENKSSSVISYVGNSGADLNKDGSFVDMITSQRSTGSILKPLLYAMMLNDGYILPHTLLPDIPCNFGGFTPKNFDKNYDGAVPANIALYKSLNIPAVHMLDQYGTEKFMLNLKALGMGTLNRHSSHYGLSLILGGAEASIEDIALIYSNLSNKLYNSHYANRYTINYSKKEISDSRANNKRYEIAPPAIWYTFEAMADVVRPAIESNWQAYENTNKIAWKTGTSFGFRDAWAVGCTPQYTIVIWAGNASGEGRPMLTGITAAAPVLFDLFNALKTDHNWFDMPEKEMVKIEVCKKSGYQASEYCTDSYSISAPEAGTRTGTCPYHKQIFMDNTEHYQVKGSCYSPSEMMTKSWFVLPPIQEYYYKNKNADYITLPPYKTDCSEISSDEERPEIIYPNKNSKIYIPVNLDGSTEKVVLQANIKGSGKTLYWHLDEEFIGTTNDAHEIAVNPLQGKHKLTLFDNNGGYVAHEFEILKAKK; encoded by the coding sequence ATGAATTACTCCAAGTTGCCAACAAAGAAGAGCAGTATTTTAATTATACTGCTTCTTATCATCTCATTTCTCTATATCAACTGTCTACCTGAGGATTTATTCACTGATCCTGTAGCAACAGTAATAACAGACAGAAAAGGTTTTTTATTAAGTGCAAGAATAGCAGAAGATCAGCAATGGAGATTCCCAATCATTGCAAATGCGCCTGACAAATTCAGCAAAGCATTAATAGCCTTTGAAGACAAAAGGTTTTATAGTCATCCAGGTATTGACATCATTGCAATATTCAGAGCTTTTAAATCTAATGTCGAAAAAGTATCTATTGTAAGCGGAGGCAGCACCATCAGCATGCAAGTAATACGTTTATCCAGAAAAGGTAAGTCCAGAACCATCAAAGAAAAAATCATAGAAGTGATACTTGCCACCAGACTGGAAATAAGATATACAAAAAGTGAAATTATGGCTCTTTACGCTTCTCATGCACCATTTGGAGGAAATGTTGTTGGGGTGGAAGCAGCAGCATGGAAATATTTCGGAAGATCATCTGAGCAACTGACTTGGGCTGAATCTGCAACTCTTGCTGTATTACCAAATGCTCCTGGATTGATACATCCTGGAAAAAACAGAAAACTTCTGAAAGTAAAAAGAGATGGCCTGCTTGAGAAACTCAAGCAAAACGGAGTAATTGATTCCCTGACATGCGTACTTTCTCAACAGGAAACATTACCAGAAAAGCCTGTCAGGCTTGTGGACAGAGCTCCCCATTTTGCTGAACGTATCAGAATAAAAAATAAATATACTAAAAGTGAACCTTCCATTTTTCACTCATCAATTGACAAAAACATTCAGGAATGCACACAGAAAATTCTTGACAAACATCATGCAATATTAAGTGAAAACAGTATTGAAAATATTGCTGCACTGATAATTGAAAACAAGAGCAGTAGCGTGATTTCTTATGTAGGGAATTCAGGTGCAGACTTAAATAAAGATGGTAGCTTTGTAGACATGATTACATCTCAGAGAAGTACAGGTAGCATATTAAAACCCTTGCTTTATGCTATGATGCTGAATGATGGATACATCTTGCCTCACACGCTCCTTCCTGACATTCCATGTAATTTCGGGGGATTTACTCCCAAAAATTTTGACAAAAATTATGATGGTGCAGTACCTGCCAATATTGCATTATACAAATCTCTGAATATTCCTGCTGTACATATGCTCGATCAGTATGGGACAGAAAAGTTCATGCTAAACCTTAAAGCTTTAGGGATGGGAACTTTGAACAGGCATTCGTCACACTATGGATTGTCACTGATACTTGGGGGTGCGGAAGCGAGCATTGAAGACATTGCATTGATTTACTCCAATCTTTCTAATAAGCTTTATAATAGTCACTATGCAAATAGATATACAATCAACTATAGCAAGAAAGAAATCTCAGATTCAAGAGCAAATAATAAAAGATATGAAATAGCCCCACCTGCTATCTGGTATACATTTGAAGCAATGGCGGATGTGGTGAGGCCTGCAATAGAAAGCAACTGGCAGGCATATGAGAATACAAATAAGATTGCATGGAAAACAGGAACAAGCTTTGGATTCAGAGATGCCTGGGCAGTAGGATGCACTCCTCAATACACTATTGTTATATGGGCTGGAAACGCAAGTGGAGAAGGACGACCTATGCTCACCGGCATTACAGCCGCTGCCCCGGTATTGTTCGATTTATTTAATGCTTTAAAAACTGACCACAACTGGTTTGACATGCCTGAGAAAGAAATGGTCAAAATTGAGGTATGCAAAAAAAGTGGCTATCAGGCAAGTGAGTACTGCACAGATTCCTATTCTATTTCAGCTCCGGAAGCTGGAACCAGAACAGGCACCTGTCCTTATCACAAACAAATTTTTATGGATAATACTGAACATTATCAGGTAAAAGGATCTTGTTATTCACCCTCAGAGATGATGACTAAATCCTGGTTTGTTTTGCCCCCGATTCAAGAATATTATTATAAAAATAAGAATGCAGATTATATCACTCTTCCTCCATATAAAACAGATTGCTCAGAAATATCTTCAGATGAAGAAAGACCTGAAATCATTTACCCTAATAAAAATTCCAAGATTTACATTCCCGTCAATCTTGATGGAAGCACCGAAAAGGTAGTACTTCAGGCTAACATAAAAGGTTCTGGAAAAACTCTGTACTGGCATCTCGATGAAGAATTTATCGGCACAACAAATGATGCACATGAAATAGCTGTAAATCCTCTACAAGGTAAACATAAGCTCACCTTATTTGATAATAATGGTGGCTATGTCGCTCATGAATTTGAAATCTTAAAAGCAAAAAAATAA